The genome window ATTAAATTGACAAAAACCGTCTCCATCCCGGCGCTTCCCGTACCCGGCATCGCCAAAGTCAGCGGGTTCCCGGTTTCAAATACTTGCTGGAGCATCAGTTTCAGCTCATCCATCAGTTTGAGAAATTCCGGATCCAGATGACCCAGCAGCGGCTTGCTCATCTGCTCCAATACTGTCGGATATACTTCACTGGGACCCGGACCCAGCAGCAGTCTTTGACTCGGTTTAAAGGGGTTGCTCAATGCTGATCACTCCAATGAAATTATTGGCCAAGACGAATTTCAATGAATATAGTCTAGAACATCCGGCGCTTATAATCAATCTCATTCATCAAAAACCTGTCAAATTTCCGCAAATCGGCAGCTCATATTTCACTTTCGTCAAGGGCAAAATAAATTGGCTGTTGCATCCAAATGATGAGGAGTTGAGCGCAGGATGGCTGAAAATAAAAATATGAACCCGGCATCGGGCGAAAAAGTGGAAACCGACGGCGTGTATGCGACGGAATGGGGGCGAGAGGAACTGTTGAAACGAGGCGATTCCTTTCCTAGCGATGTCATGTTGGGAGATACGGAATGGAAGCTCGTCTCATTGCCGTCGGAAGAGCAGCAAACGAAAATAAACAATGAGCGCGGTGAAACGGAAAAGCCGCGACTCCACATAGACCGGGGAGATAAATAGTTGTAAACGTTGAAGGCCAGCCGAAATGGCTGGCTTTTGTTTTAAACTGGAGCCGACATTGAATGCGTTTGTCACACGGACGCCTGAAATCGCATTGGAGGCAGCGCGTGCCGCTGACGAGGCCTTAGCCGCTGGGATGCGGCAGGACCTCTTCACGGATTACCTGTCTCCGTCAAAGATCTGATCAATGTTGGAGGTGTCCGAACCACCTTCGGCTCCCGCGTGATGGAGCACAATACGGCCGTTGAGGACGCCCCTGTTGTCGAACGGATCCGCAGAGCCGGAGCATGTATAATCGGCAAGACAAGTGCAGGATCGATCTGGTGCAAAATGCCATCGGTGATGACCCAGTCGGGCGAAGCTCGCGGGAACTCCTCGATCCCGCTGTCGCCGAAATTTTGGATCAAGCTTTGGGTATGTCAATGAACGAATACTACGAGAAAGTATTCGCTCGCTATGCGTTCCGGGAAAAGGTCCGCAAATTCTTCGAAAACTACGACTTGCTTCTTACCCCTACTCTTCCGGTACCGGCCTTTAAGGCAGGTCAGAATATACCGGCAGAACTGCATGACCGTAATATTGTTTCTTGGGTTTACTATACATATCCGTTTAATTTGACAGGCAATCCTGCCGCTTCCGTCCCTTGCGGATTTACCAAAGACAACTTGCCGGTAGGCTTGCAAATCGTGGGCGCAACAAATCGCGAGACAGACATATTCAAAGCGGCGGCGGCCTTCGAAGAAGCACAGCCTTGGGCTGACCGGAAACCCCCGTTAATGGAATAATTTAGCGGGGTCTTGTTCCAAAGCGTTCATGCTTCATCCTTATTAATAAAATGAAAAGCCGGTCCTTTCAGCCTCTCCAATATGAAATCACGAAGCGCCGGCTCCATTCCGATTTCTTCCAGGGTTTGCCGCATACAGGAGATCCAAGCTTCCGCCTCTTTCATCCCGATGGGCACCTGCAGATGGCGGGCGCGCATCATCGGATGGCCGTAGGAAACGGTATACAGCGGAGGCCCGCCGAAAAATTGCGTCAAAAAAAGGAACTGTTTTTCCTTCACCGGATGAATATCTTCCGGAAACAGCGGCCCGATTACCGGATCCTTGATGACCTTCGGATAAAATGTTTCAACGATTGATCGGATCATTTCCTCCCCGCCCATCACTTCGTATATCGTTCTTTCAGTCTGTCTCTCCATAATGGATAATCCCACTCCCTTGGAGATTGTTCGCTTCAACTATTAAACCATGCTTTTACTGGCCGCAATGTGATTTGCATCACGGAACCTAAACGATATCGCTTGCTGCGGCAGTAAGAGTATACTATGATGAACGTATTAAAAACTTCAGACGGGAGGGGATTTTTATGGAACAGCAGAGCGATCATCTTATTGGACAATTCCCTTTATTCCGCGACCTGACTCCACCGGAGCTGGACTATGTTCATCAAATAACGGTTCCCCGCTTTGTCCCGAAGAAATCGGTGATTTTTACCGAAGGAAGCGAAAGACAAGCGGTATACTTCATTCGTGAAGGCTTGGTCAAAACCTTTAAAACGGATGCAAACGGCAATGAACAGATTGTTTCGTTCCTGAAATCCGGCGAGATGTTCCCGCATACCGGATTTTTTAATAATGAACCGTACCCGGCTACCGCGACGGCAGTGACCGATTCGCATTTGTTTGCCGTACCGATCTCTTCCTTTGAGCGCATGATCCTTCAGCATCCGGAGATGTCCGTCAAAATGATGCGCGTCATGGGCGCCAAAATTCAAGAGCTTCAGACAAGAATTCAGGAGCTGACGGGATGTGATGTTGAACAGCGCTTGTTCTCCATCTTGAACCATTTGGCGGAAAAACAAATCAAGGCGAACGGGAACACCCGGCAAATCGAGCTTCCGGTCACCCATCAGGAATTGGCCAGCGTCATCGGCACCTCCAGAGAAACCGTCAGCCGTTTGCTGAATCAACTCCGCAAGGAACAAATTTTGCAGATTTCCCGCAATGAAATCGTCATTATCGATTGGCCTTCTTTAAAAAGCAAATATTTAAA of Ferviditalea candida contains these proteins:
- a CDS encoding globin domain-containing protein translates to MERQTERTIYEVMGGEEMIRSIVETFYPKVIKDPVIGPLFPEDIHPVKEKQFLFLTQFFGGPPLYTVSYGHPMMRARHLQVPIGMKEAEAWISCMRQTLEEIGMEPALRDFILERLKGPAFHFINKDEA
- a CDS encoding Crp/Fnr family transcriptional regulator produces the protein MEQQSDHLIGQFPLFRDLTPPELDYVHQITVPRFVPKKSVIFTEGSERQAVYFIREGLVKTFKTDANGNEQIVSFLKSGEMFPHTGFFNNEPYPATATAVTDSHLFAVPISSFERMILQHPEMSVKMMRVMGAKIQELQTRIQELTGCDVEQRLFSILNHLAEKQIKANGNTRQIELPVTHQELASVIGTSRETVSRLLNQLRKEQILQISRNEIVIIDWPSLKSKYLKRNAANL
- a CDS encoding amidase family protein; this encodes MYNRQDKCRIDLVQNAIGDDPVGRSSRELLDPAVAEILDQALGMSMNEYYEKVFARYAFREKVRKFFENYDLLLTPTLPVPAFKAGQNIPAELHDRNIVSWVYYTYPFNLTGNPAASVPCGFTKDNLPVGLQIVGATNRETDIFKAAAAFEEAQPWADRKPPLME